In Bacillus sp. Cs-700, one genomic interval encodes:
- the rpmA gene encoding 50S ribosomal protein L27, with amino-acid sequence MLKMNLQFFASKKGVGSTKNGRDSISKRLGAKSADGEFVSGGSILFRQRGTKIYPGTNVGRGGDDTLYAKIDGVVKFERLGRDRKQVSVYPVAKEA; translated from the coding sequence ATGTTGAAAATGAATCTACAGTTTTTCGCATCGAAAAAGGGTGTAGGTAGTACAAAAAACGGCCGTGATTCAATCTCCAAGCGTCTTGGCGCGAAGAGCGCAGACGGCGAGTTCGTATCCGGCGGTTCGATTCTTTTCCGTCAACGCGGAACTAAGATCTACCCTGGTACAAACGTTGGCCGTGGTGGAGACGACACTCTATATGCGAAAATCGACGGCGTCGTGAAGTTCGAGCGTCTTGGACGTGACCGTAAACAAGTAAGTGTATATCCAGTTGCTAAAGAAGCATAA
- a CDS encoding ribosomal-processing cysteine protease Prp — protein MIRFNLKRDSDNRIISFSLSGHAESGPYGYDLVCAGVSAVSIGTVNAIESLCDVHLIVDMEDEGGYLSCTVPARLDQRTDENIQLLLQGMEVSISAIAEEYGKHIQITHT, from the coding sequence ATGATACGTTTCAACTTGAAGCGCGATTCTGACAATCGCATTATTTCTTTTTCCCTATCTGGACACGCTGAGTCTGGCCCGTACGGCTATGATTTAGTATGCGCAGGTGTTTCTGCTGTGTCGATTGGAACTGTGAACGCGATTGAATCCCTTTGCGATGTACATCTCATAGTTGACATGGAGGATGAAGGTGGTTATCTCAGCTGTACCGTTCCAGCTCGTCTGGACCAGCGTACGGATGAGAATATTCAACTTCTCCTTCAAGGAATGGAAGTATCCATTTCCGCTATTGCCGAGGAATACGGCAAGCATATCCAAATTACTCACACATAG
- the rplU gene encoding 50S ribosomal protein L21, translated as MYAIIETGGKQIKVTEGQEIYIELLNTEAGETVTFDRVLMVGGDDIKVGSPMLDGATVTGKVDKHGKGKKITVYKYKPKKNYRRKQGHRQPYTKVVIDKINA; from the coding sequence ATGTACGCAATTATTGAAACTGGTGGTAAACAAATTAAGGTTACTGAAGGTCAAGAAATCTACATCGAGCTTCTAAACACTGAAGCTGGTGAAACGGTTACTTTTGACCGTGTGCTAATGGTTGGTGGAGACGATATTAAAGTTGGCTCTCCTATGCTTGATGGCGCTACTGTAACTGGTAAAGTTGACAAGCACGGTAAAGGTAAGAAAATCACGGTTTATAAATATAAGCCAAAGAAAAACTACCGTCGTAAGCAAGGACACCGTCAACCTTACACTAAAGTAGTTATCGACAAAATTAACGCTTAA
- a CDS encoding ribonuclease E/G has product MKFIILKKKEWQAAAIVNDQEITDIWAEAICQKKPDQGDLIFGKVSSVLDDKNAAFVSLGSGKPGLLNGDELICAQSKKTAGERMPAVSACIKEGQAILVQVKHPGVDRKGPIVTELVSLTGESLVYMPYAGYSAVSKQLPTMRDGLLRIAHEHCVEQEGLIFRTSSANLSEEALIKELEDLRDEWQRILHATENARVPSVIKKAGGIAERISKLYPIHRATELATNDEEAVKTFLPLLAKGAKVMSEDENENVLQLLDRTIKGIEKTVKIGKAALHIEETNAVTAIDVDSGGARRSTKNQTHLEVNIMAIDEIARQLRLRNIGGMIIVDFLRVDEKERDVLLTQMKKKEKADKRLKVGGFTRLGLFEMQRKKAGLPLSKLI; this is encoded by the coding sequence ATGAAGTTTATAATACTTAAAAAAAAGGAGTGGCAGGCAGCCGCTATTGTAAACGATCAAGAGATAACAGATATTTGGGCGGAAGCCATCTGTCAAAAAAAGCCGGATCAAGGAGATTTGATATTCGGGAAAGTTTCTTCCGTTTTAGACGATAAGAATGCTGCATTTGTCTCCTTAGGTAGCGGAAAACCTGGCCTATTAAATGGCGACGAACTTATTTGCGCTCAGAGTAAAAAAACAGCCGGGGAACGGATGCCGGCTGTTTCTGCTTGTATTAAAGAAGGGCAGGCGATCCTTGTTCAAGTCAAACACCCTGGCGTGGATCGAAAAGGGCCGATTGTGACGGAACTCGTTTCATTAACTGGAGAGTCTCTTGTTTATATGCCCTACGCCGGCTATTCAGCCGTATCCAAGCAGTTGCCAACAATGCGAGATGGGCTTCTTCGTATCGCTCATGAACATTGTGTCGAACAAGAAGGACTTATTTTTCGGACAAGCTCCGCTAATTTGAGTGAAGAGGCACTTATAAAGGAATTAGAAGACCTTCGAGACGAGTGGCAAAGGATTCTTCATGCTACTGAAAATGCGCGGGTTCCAAGTGTTATCAAGAAAGCAGGGGGAATTGCTGAACGAATTAGCAAACTCTATCCAATTCATCGAGCAACTGAACTAGCTACAAATGACGAGGAAGCGGTAAAAACCTTTCTGCCCTTATTGGCAAAAGGAGCGAAAGTCATGTCAGAAGATGAAAATGAGAACGTTCTTCAGCTTCTTGATCGAACCATTAAGGGAATAGAGAAAACGGTTAAAATAGGGAAAGCAGCCCTTCATATTGAAGAAACGAATGCGGTAACGGCCATTGATGTAGATAGTGGAGGCGCAAGAAGAAGTACCAAAAACCAAACCCACCTTGAAGTAAACATAATGGCCATTGATGAAATCGCCAGGCAGCTACGACTTCGAAATATAGGTGGTATGATTATCGTTGATTTTTTAAGAGTAGATGAGAAAGAACGGGACGTACTACTTACGCAAATGAAGAAGAAGGAAAAAGCAGACAAACGATTAAAGGTTGGCGGTTTTACCAGGCTTGGCCTGTTTGAGATGCAGCGTAAGAAGGCGGGGCTACCTTTAAGTAAGCTTATCTGA
- a CDS encoding M50 family metallopeptidase: MVKMITIHPLFWMTIGLSILTGRFREMLLLFVVVLIHELGHAGAARFFGWRVKEIVLLPFGGVAVVDEHGNRPFKEELIVILAGPLQHIWMIGAGAVFYYLGLWDEMFSLFLLHNLMVLLFNLLPIWPLDGGKLLFLLYSLRYPFKASHKVMLHSSLVCLCGLIIATVVYFPFHLNLWLVIVFLSVSQFKEWKHHHYIYLRFLLERYSTSTKGKKKVVSVAPDMKLTELLATFYRGYHYQIVIEDMNIEADEKILLHAYFKKNQIGCAVGTLFR; the protein is encoded by the coding sequence ATGGTAAAAATGATAACGATCCATCCGCTTTTCTGGATGACAATTGGTCTTTCTATTCTAACAGGACGTTTTCGAGAAATGTTGCTGCTGTTCGTTGTTGTCCTTATTCACGAGTTAGGGCATGCGGGGGCAGCTCGTTTTTTTGGGTGGCGAGTAAAAGAAATTGTTCTTCTTCCGTTTGGGGGTGTTGCTGTCGTAGATGAGCATGGAAACCGGCCGTTCAAGGAAGAACTAATTGTGATACTCGCCGGTCCACTTCAACACATCTGGATGATTGGGGCTGGGGCTGTTTTCTACTATTTAGGGTTATGGGATGAGATGTTTAGTCTCTTTCTACTTCATAATTTAATGGTTCTACTCTTTAATCTATTGCCCATATGGCCTCTTGATGGCGGAAAGCTCCTTTTTTTATTGTATTCCCTCCGCTATCCTTTTAAAGCTTCCCATAAAGTGATGCTTCATTCTTCTCTTGTTTGCTTGTGTGGTCTAATAATTGCAACCGTGGTCTATTTTCCATTTCACTTAAATTTATGGTTGGTAATCGTTTTTCTTTCTGTGTCCCAGTTTAAAGAATGGAAACATCATCATTATATTTATTTGCGTTTTTTGCTTGAACGCTATTCAACTTCCACAAAGGGGAAGAAAAAGGTTGTGTCTGTAGCTCCTGACATGAAATTGACTGAACTTCTCGCCACGTTTTATCGCGGTTATCATTACCAAATTGTGATTGAAGATATGAATATAGAGGCAGATGAGAAAATATTGCTTCACGCCTATTTTAAAAAAAATCAAATTGGGTGTGCAGTTGGTACGCTATTTAGGTAA
- a CDS encoding M23 family metallopeptidase: protein MRKDLDDVRKRLHSRKKQRQPLRTVPRSGRNHDHIPGYSNQEVEMKIHPLFNKQSFLMRAMIAACMFLGAGILFKAESDRLVPAQDYVTDMMAEEFQFATVKDWYEGKFGNPVALFPTSPETNLNADAPVYALPASGKVQVLEDFETTGKGIMVETVLSSEVEAIDAGVVTYAGDKEGIGQTVVLQHTDGSESWYGMLDSIDVSLYDFVQTKDQLGSVSNSEDGKTGTFYFAIKKNEAFIDPLQVVPIQ from the coding sequence ATGCGGAAAGATCTGGATGATGTGAGAAAACGACTCCATTCGAGAAAGAAGCAGCGTCAACCCTTGCGTACAGTACCTCGATCAGGACGAAATCATGATCATATACCTGGGTATTCAAATCAAGAGGTAGAAATGAAAATTCACCCGCTATTTAACAAGCAAAGTTTTTTAATGCGAGCGATGATTGCCGCCTGCATGTTTTTGGGGGCAGGCATTTTATTTAAAGCAGAGAGCGATCGTCTCGTTCCGGCTCAGGATTACGTTACTGATATGATGGCGGAAGAATTCCAGTTTGCCACGGTGAAAGATTGGTATGAAGGAAAGTTTGGAAATCCAGTGGCACTGTTTCCAACATCTCCTGAAACGAACTTGAATGCTGATGCCCCAGTGTATGCGCTACCTGCCAGTGGGAAGGTACAGGTCCTTGAGGATTTTGAAACGACAGGAAAAGGGATTATGGTCGAAACCGTCCTAAGTTCTGAAGTCGAAGCGATTGATGCAGGGGTGGTCACCTATGCAGGGGACAAGGAAGGGATAGGGCAGACCGTTGTTCTCCAGCATACAGATGGAAGCGAATCTTGGTATGGTATGCTCGATTCAATTGATGTTTCTCTTTACGATTTTGTTCAAACGAAGGACCAGCTTGGAAGCGTCTCAAACTCTGAAGATGGAAAGACAGGAACGTTTTATTTTGCCATAAAGAAAAATGAAGCGTTTATTGACCCGCTTCAAGTTGTCCCAATCCAATAA
- the minD gene encoding septum site-determining protein MinD — protein sequence MGDAIVITSGKGGVGKTTTTANIGTALALSGKKVCLVDTDIGLRNLDVVMGLENRIIYDLVDVAEERCRLHQALIKDKRFEALYMLPAAQTKDKSAVQPAQMKKIIDELKQDYDYVLIDCPAGIEQGFKNAIAGADKSVVVTTPETSAVRDADRIIGLLEKEENIEAPKLVVNRIRNHMMESGEMLDVDEIVSILAIDLLGIVGDDDTVITASNKGEPIALDPSSKASIAYRNIARRILGESVPLLSLQEERGVFSKVKKFFGMRS from the coding sequence GTGGGAGACGCTATCGTCATTACTTCCGGAAAAGGTGGTGTGGGTAAGACCACAACGACAGCAAACATTGGAACAGCTCTTGCACTATCGGGGAAAAAAGTATGTCTGGTTGATACGGATATCGGTCTTCGAAATCTTGATGTAGTGATGGGGCTTGAGAATCGTATTATTTATGATCTTGTCGATGTAGCTGAGGAAAGATGTAGACTTCATCAAGCCTTAATTAAAGACAAGCGCTTTGAGGCACTTTACATGCTTCCGGCAGCACAAACGAAAGATAAATCTGCTGTGCAACCGGCGCAAATGAAGAAAATTATTGATGAATTAAAGCAAGATTACGATTATGTGTTAATTGATTGTCCGGCAGGCATTGAACAGGGATTTAAAAATGCCATTGCTGGTGCAGATAAATCGGTTGTTGTTACAACACCTGAAACATCGGCTGTAAGAGATGCTGATCGCATTATAGGTCTTCTCGAAAAAGAAGAGAACATCGAAGCACCGAAACTTGTAGTAAACCGCATTCGAAACCACATGATGGAGAGTGGCGAAATGCTTGATGTGGACGAAATTGTTTCGATACTTGCGATTGATCTTCTGGGCATTGTAGGGGATGACGATACGGTTATTACGGCTTCGAATAAAGGAGAGCCAATTGCGCTTGATCCTAGTTCAAAAGCTTCGATTGCCTACCGTAATATCGCAAGACGAATTTTAGGTGAATCGGTTCCTCTTCTCTCTCTTCAAGAAGAAAGAGGCGTGTTTAGTAAAGTGAAAAAGTTTTTTGGAATGCGTTCTTAA
- the minC gene encoding septum site-determining protein MinC — MVQKQTQHFVTIKGTKDGLNLILDDSCAFRDVINELDEKLSARHIQQTEGHTITVTLKLGNRYLTEKQERELRAMIQSKQNLQIDRIDSNVMSRDEAEEERKRSTITSVARTVRSGQVLEVEGDLLLIGDVNPGGTVKAFGNIFVMGALRGIAHAGAYGDIKAVITAAVMKPSQLKIADLISRPPDQVGASIHEAECAFVKDGQSEISVDRVQILTKVRPNLTRL; from the coding sequence ATGGTACAAAAGCAAACACAGCATTTTGTTACGATTAAAGGAACGAAAGACGGCTTGAATCTGATTTTAGATGATTCCTGCGCTTTTCGTGATGTTATAAATGAACTTGATGAAAAACTTTCCGCTCGTCATATTCAGCAGACGGAAGGACATACGATTACAGTAACGCTCAAGCTTGGGAATCGTTATTTAACAGAAAAGCAAGAAAGAGAACTTCGTGCGATGATTCAATCTAAGCAAAATCTACAAATTGATCGCATTGATTCGAATGTCATGTCGCGTGACGAAGCCGAAGAAGAGCGTAAGAGGTCCACGATTACATCCGTAGCGAGAACGGTACGATCAGGGCAGGTTCTTGAAGTGGAAGGCGATCTTCTCCTAATTGGTGATGTGAACCCTGGTGGTACTGTTAAAGCTTTTGGCAATATATTTGTAATGGGTGCACTTCGAGGCATTGCTCATGCGGGGGCTTATGGGGATATAAAGGCGGTTATTACAGCCGCTGTTATGAAACCTTCGCAGCTTAAAATCGCAGATTTGATCAGTAGGCCGCCTGATCAAGTAGGGGCAAGCATTCATGAAGCAGAATGTGCTTTTGTCAAAGACGGTCAATCTGAAATTAGCGTTGATCGCGTTCAAATACTGACCAAAGTACGACCGAATTTGACTAGGTTGTAG
- the mreD gene encoding rod shape-determining protein MreD: MRRFFLVGTLFVLFLLEGTVFQVFAPEQYGFDFQLIPRFVTVIVVMIGMVLSPAYGVLYGVVFGLLHDLIYTDLVGVYMFGMSVAAYIIGYLSKVFHLNWFTTLILGLLGVTLMEFYVYELFSLINVTDVSFSSFFYSRYLPSLLLNGIFLLIVYYPVKRLLEDLSESRRQENQAKRRSFL; this comes from the coding sequence ATGAGGCGTTTTTTTCTAGTTGGAACGCTATTTGTTCTTTTTCTTTTGGAAGGAACCGTTTTTCAGGTGTTCGCACCTGAACAATACGGCTTCGACTTTCAGCTCATCCCGCGTTTTGTAACGGTGATTGTGGTTATGATTGGGATGGTTTTGTCACCTGCTTATGGCGTCCTATACGGTGTTGTTTTTGGGCTTCTACATGATCTGATTTATACAGATCTTGTTGGGGTATATATGTTTGGTATGTCGGTTGCAGCCTACATAATCGGTTACTTATCGAAGGTTTTTCATCTAAATTGGTTTACGACACTTATACTTGGGTTATTAGGTGTAACGTTGATGGAATTCTATGTGTATGAACTATTTTCTTTAATAAATGTAACCGACGTATCCTTTTCTTCCTTTTTCTACAGTCGCTATCTTCCTTCCTTACTTTTAAATGGAATCTTTTTGCTTATTGTTTACTACCCTGTAAAACGGTTGCTTGAAGATTTATCTGAAAGCCGTAGACAAGAAAATCAGGCCAAAAGAAGGAGTTTCCTTTAG
- the mreC gene encoding rod shape-determining protein MreC, whose product MPQFFSNKRLIVLLVSIIILVALIGTSMKERDALTMPEQFFKDSIGWLQSIFYKPANSVAGLFESIGEMKDMYEENELLKSRLNEFVAVSEELKTVKKENEDLKSELNIDSSTGLSNYQTFHANMIARSPDRWNDLLTIDKGEQDGVEADMAVATPDGLIGKVKNVQPFSSTVQLVSDVDRTNRIAAMTQEDKNVFGTIEGYDTEKEVLLFSKIPVDTKVEKGQTVITAGNGGIFPRGIVIGEIVDIETDNVGTTQTAYVKPASDLYDINNVMIIDRGAQNVNPDEGEGEEE is encoded by the coding sequence ATGCCACAATTTTTCTCAAATAAACGTCTCATTGTATTGCTTGTGAGCATTATTATTTTAGTTGCCTTAATCGGTACATCAATGAAAGAACGCGATGCACTCACAATGCCTGAGCAGTTTTTTAAAGATTCCATTGGTTGGCTTCAATCAATCTTCTATAAACCCGCTAATTCAGTAGCGGGTTTATTTGAGAGTATTGGAGAAATGAAAGACATGTATGAAGAAAACGAGCTATTGAAGTCGAGGCTCAACGAATTTGTTGCGGTGTCAGAAGAACTTAAAACCGTCAAGAAAGAAAACGAAGATTTAAAAAGTGAGTTAAATATTGACTCCTCAACTGGACTTTCGAACTATCAAACATTCCATGCGAATATGATTGCGCGTTCACCAGACCGTTGGAACGATTTGTTAACGATTGATAAGGGAGAACAGGATGGGGTAGAAGCGGATATGGCCGTTGCTACGCCTGATGGTCTAATTGGCAAAGTGAAAAATGTTCAGCCTTTCTCATCAACGGTTCAACTAGTAAGTGATGTTGACCGTACGAATCGAATTGCTGCAATGACACAGGAAGATAAGAATGTTTTCGGAACAATTGAAGGATATGATACGGAAAAAGAAGTATTGCTTTTCTCGAAAATTCCGGTAGATACGAAAGTAGAAAAAGGCCAAACCGTTATTACAGCAGGAAATGGTGGAATATTCCCACGCGGCATTGTTATCGGTGAAATTGTTGATATTGAAACGGATAACGTTGGTACGACTCAGACTGCTTATGTGAAACCAGCATCTGACTTATATGATATTAACAATGTCATGATCATCGACCGTGGAGCACAAAACGTAAATCCTGATGAGGGGGAAGGTGAAGAAGAATGA
- a CDS encoding rod shape-determining protein → MFGGFSRDMGIDLGTANTLAYVKGKGVVVREPSVVALRTDTGSIEAVGNDAKNMIGRTPGNIVALRPMKDGVIADFETTATMLKYFIQQAQKNRSIFARKPNVMVCVPSGITAVEKRAVEDATRQAGAREPYTIEEPFAAAIGADLPVWEPTGSMVVDIGGGTTEVAIISLGGIVTSESIRIAGDEMDESIIQYVKKTYNLMIGERTAEQLKLEIGSAGTTEGIDAMDIRGRDLVTGLPKTISVSADEVSGALRDTVNSIMEAVKVTLEKTPPELAADIMDRGIVLTGGGALLRNLDQVISDETKMPVIVAENPLECVAIGTGRALENIHLFKSRAGITSRSKQK, encoded by the coding sequence ATGTTTGGTGGATTTTCAAGAGATATGGGAATAGATTTAGGTACAGCTAATACGCTGGCATATGTAAAAGGAAAAGGCGTCGTCGTACGTGAGCCTTCCGTTGTTGCACTTCGGACAGATACTGGTTCAATCGAGGCAGTAGGTAATGATGCAAAAAATATGATCGGTCGTACTCCAGGTAATATTGTTGCACTTCGTCCAATGAAAGACGGTGTTATTGCTGATTTTGAAACGACGGCTACAATGCTTAAGTACTTTATTCAACAGGCTCAAAAAAACCGTTCCATTTTTGCACGTAAACCTAACGTGATGGTTTGTGTGCCTTCAGGAATCACAGCTGTCGAAAAGAGAGCGGTAGAAGATGCAACGCGCCAGGCAGGCGCGCGTGAACCGTACACCATTGAGGAGCCTTTTGCAGCAGCGATTGGTGCTGATTTACCAGTTTGGGAGCCAACAGGTAGTATGGTAGTTGATATTGGTGGGGGTACAACAGAAGTTGCCATCATTTCTCTTGGAGGAATTGTTACTAGTGAATCCATCCGCATTGCTGGGGATGAAATGGACGAGTCGATTATTCAGTATGTGAAGAAAACATATAATTTAATGATTGGTGAACGTACGGCTGAACAGCTTAAACTTGAAATCGGCTCTGCAGGAACGACAGAAGGCATTGACGCGATGGATATTCGCGGCCGTGACCTTGTGACAGGACTTCCAAAAACGATCAGTGTATCGGCAGATGAAGTGTCTGGTGCTCTTCGAGATACGGTTAATAGTATTATGGAAGCTGTTAAAGTAACGCTTGAGAAAACGCCACCTGAGCTTGCAGCTGACATTATGGATCGTGGCATTGTACTTACAGGCGGCGGAGCTTTGCTGCGAAACTTGGATCAGGTAATTAGCGATGAAACGAAAATGCCAGTTATTGTTGCTGAAAATCCACTTGAGTGCGTTGCGATTGGTACCGGGCGTGCGCTAGAAAATATCCATTTGTTCAAATCTAGAGCTGGTATAACTTCCCGCTCTAAACAGAAGTAG
- the radC gene encoding DNA repair protein RadC has product MIRDYPEEERPRERLVKEGPETLSNQELLAIILRTGTKQESVLQLSYRIIQYFEGLRLLKDASIEELTSLNGVGTAKAVQLIAAMELGRRVSRLQLEERYTIRSPEDGANYVMEDMRFLSQEHFVCVYLNTKNQVLHRQTVFVGSLNASIVHPREVFREAFRRSAASLICFHNHPSGDPTPSREDIEVTKRLAECGKMLGIDMLDHIIIGDQKFISLKEKGYV; this is encoded by the coding sequence ATGATTCGCGATTATCCTGAAGAAGAGCGCCCGAGAGAGCGCCTAGTGAAAGAGGGTCCTGAGACGTTGTCCAATCAAGAGTTATTGGCGATTATCCTCAGAACTGGAACAAAACAGGAGTCTGTACTTCAGTTATCTTATCGCATCATTCAGTATTTTGAGGGGCTGCGTCTATTAAAAGATGCCAGTATCGAAGAGTTAACCTCTTTAAATGGCGTGGGCACTGCCAAAGCTGTTCAACTGATTGCGGCGATGGAGCTTGGTAGAAGAGTAAGTCGTCTTCAATTAGAAGAGCGCTATACGATTCGTTCACCGGAAGATGGTGCGAATTATGTGATGGAAGACATGCGTTTTTTATCACAAGAGCATTTTGTTTGCGTATACTTAAACACGAAGAATCAGGTGTTGCATCGTCAAACCGTCTTTGTTGGAAGTTTAAATGCATCAATCGTGCATCCGAGAGAAGTTTTCCGAGAGGCTTTCAGACGTTCAGCAGCCTCATTAATTTGCTTTCATAATCATCCAAGTGGTGATCCTACACCAAGCAGGGAAGATATTGAAGTTACAAAACGTCTTGCTGAGTGTGGTAAAATGCTTGGTATTGATATGCTCGATCATATTATTATTGGAGATCAAAAGTTTATTAGTTTAAAAGAAAAAGGGTATGTATAG